One Methylosinus sp. LW4 genomic region harbors:
- a CDS encoding rhomboid family intramembrane serine protease produces the protein MNDRFEARPQREKILNLPGEVTALLAALAAIQFALGALPGATVSEIFSALAFVPGRISIVLAPDAFMRSIAGQLAPGVEAGDVAEALGAERLPWWTFVTYALLHANWTHLAVNGVTLAAFGSPLARRFGPARFLAFMALTAAAGAAAHFSIHPFDLGPVVGASAAISGTMAASARFAFAQDSRIGAPFASRRASSLAELWSNRRALAFVGLWFAANLIFGLFPGAAGSTEQIAWEAHVGGFVAGLLLFGAFDRREGGRE, from the coding sequence ATGAACGATCGTTTCGAGGCGAGGCCACAGAGGGAGAAAATCCTCAATCTGCCCGGCGAGGTCACGGCGCTGCTCGCCGCGCTCGCGGCGATCCAATTCGCGCTCGGCGCTCTGCCCGGCGCGACTGTCTCCGAGATCTTCTCCGCGCTGGCTTTCGTTCCGGGACGAATCTCGATCGTTTTGGCGCCGGACGCCTTCATGCGCTCCATAGCGGGGCAATTGGCTCCGGGCGTCGAGGCCGGCGACGTGGCCGAGGCTCTGGGCGCGGAGCGCCTGCCCTGGTGGACCTTCGTCACCTATGCGCTGCTGCACGCCAATTGGACGCATCTCGCCGTCAATGGCGTGACGCTGGCGGCTTTCGGCTCGCCTCTCGCGCGTCGTTTCGGCCCGGCGCGCTTCCTCGCCTTCATGGCGCTGACAGCGGCGGCCGGCGCCGCCGCGCATTTTTCGATCCATCCTTTCGACCTCGGACCGGTCGTCGGCGCCTCGGCGGCGATCTCGGGAACCATGGCGGCGAGCGCGCGTTTCGCTTTCGCCCAGGATTCGCGGATCGGGGCGCCTTTTGCGTCACGGCGCGCGTCGAGCCTCGCCGAGCTCTGGTCCAACCGGCGCGCGCTCGCCTTCGTCGGTCTCTGGTTCGCGGCCAATCTGATTTTCGGCCTGTTCCCCGGCGCGGCGGGGTCGACGGAGCAGATCGCCTGGGAGGCGCATGTCGGGGGCTTTGTCGCGGGGCTTCTCCTGTTCGGCGCCTTCGACCGTCGTGAGGGAGGCCGTGAGTAA
- a CDS encoding EscU/YscU/HrcU family type III secretion system export apparatus switch protein, protein MSDTEDDESRTEEASEKKILDALEQGKTPVSRDLSIATLFLTFLLCSAFVFQTVGPRLAEAMALMLGNVGQFALANGADAYMQSRTVVLETARFLTPILGMFIVSAIVAAFIQGSPRLVFQRIEPDLSRISPREGLKRIFSVTGLVELAKSVAKIIIIAGAVIFSLNVDRGLITDAMRVEPGQVPGLLLKLVIRLTSVVCIPVVLLAMADFAWSRMKWRRDMRMSRQEIKEELRQSEGDPMMKARLRSIALDRSRKRMMAAVPRATFVIANPTHYAIALRYVREEGGAPLVVAKGTDLVALKIREIAEANDVPVLERQALTRAMYDHVEIDKMIPSEFYRPIAELIHFLHNSGQASRSR, encoded by the coding sequence ATGAGCGATACGGAAGACGACGAATCACGAACAGAAGAGGCGTCGGAGAAGAAGATTCTCGACGCCCTCGAGCAGGGCAAGACGCCCGTTTCGCGCGATTTGTCGATCGCGACGCTCTTTCTCACCTTTCTGCTCTGCTCCGCCTTCGTCTTTCAGACCGTCGGCCCGCGCCTCGCGGAGGCCATGGCTCTCATGCTCGGCAATGTCGGGCAATTCGCGCTCGCCAATGGCGCGGACGCCTATATGCAATCGCGGACGGTGGTGCTGGAGACGGCGCGCTTTCTGACGCCCATTCTCGGAATGTTCATCGTCTCGGCGATTGTCGCCGCTTTCATTCAGGGCTCGCCGCGCCTCGTCTTTCAGCGTATCGAGCCCGATCTCTCGCGCATCTCGCCGCGTGAGGGGCTGAAGCGCATCTTCAGCGTCACAGGCCTCGTAGAGCTCGCCAAATCGGTGGCGAAAATCATTATCATCGCCGGCGCGGTCATTTTTTCGCTCAATGTCGACCGCGGCCTCATCACCGATGCGATGCGCGTCGAGCCCGGCCAGGTGCCGGGCCTGCTGCTCAAGCTCGTCATTCGCCTCACCAGCGTCGTCTGCATTCCGGTCGTTCTGCTGGCGATGGCGGATTTCGCCTGGAGCCGCATGAAGTGGCGGCGCGACATGCGCATGAGCCGCCAGGAGATCAAGGAGGAGCTCCGGCAATCGGAAGGCGATCCGATGATGAAGGCGCGTCTGCGCTCCATCGCGCTGGATCGTTCGCGCAAGCGCATGATGGCGGCGGTTCCGCGTGCGACCTTCGTCATCGCCAACCCCACGCATTACGCCATCGCGCTTCGCTATGTGCGCGAGGAGGGCGGCGCGCCGCTCGTCGTCGCCAAGGGAACCGATCTCGTCGCGCTCAAGATCAGGGAGATCGCGGAGGCCAATGACGTGCCCGTGCTCGAGCGTCAGGCGCTGACGCGCGCGATGTACGATCATGTCGAGATCGACAAGATGATCCCGTCGGAATTCTATCGTCCGATCGCAGAGCTCATTCATTTTCTGCACAACAGCGGTCAGGCTTCGCGTTCTCGCTGA
- the smbP gene encoding small metal-binding protein SmbP, translating into MKLKTAALTLAFGGALFASTIARADDRLDQAANHVEEAITQVKLKDSGLLAYHADLALEKAESLQKFKPDAHLAAAIDHLKATIDEARQNHLAQAAEHVKAADAELKQVAK; encoded by the coding sequence ATGAAGCTCAAAACCGCCGCTCTCACGCTCGCTTTCGGCGGCGCGCTTTTCGCCTCGACGATCGCCCGCGCCGACGACCGGCTCGATCAGGCCGCCAACCACGTCGAGGAAGCGATCACTCAGGTCAAGCTGAAGGACTCCGGGCTTCTCGCCTATCATGCCGATCTCGCGCTGGAGAAGGCCGAGTCGCTGCAGAAGTTCAAGCCGGACGCGCATCTCGCCGCGGCGATCGACCATCTGAAGGCCACCATCGACGAGGCCCGCCAGAACCATCTCGCCCAGGCCGCCGAGCATGTGAAGGCCGCCGACGCGGAGCTCAAGCAGGTCGCGAAGTAA
- the flgB gene encoding flagellar basal body rod protein FlgB: MVEPVYLFDLVEKQRSWLSARQSVVAQNIANANTPGYKAVDVAPFSKVLDHSALELAGTNGLHIQTAAFDPRASSPKEGANWETSLSGNSVSLEQEMMKSGEIRGAFSLSTNIMKSFHGMWMATLKG, from the coding sequence ATGGTCGAGCCTGTTTATCTCTTCGATCTCGTCGAAAAGCAGCGGAGCTGGCTCTCCGCGCGTCAATCGGTGGTCGCCCAGAACATCGCCAACGCCAACACGCCCGGCTACAAGGCGGTCGATGTCGCGCCCTTCTCCAAGGTTCTGGATCACAGCGCATTGGAGCTCGCGGGAACCAATGGGCTGCATATTCAGACAGCGGCTTTCGATCCGCGCGCCTCTTCGCCGAAGGAGGGCGCGAATTGGGAGACGAGCCTCTCCGGCAATTCGGTCAGCCTCGAGCAGGAGATGATGAAGTCGGGCGAGATTCGCGGCGCCTTCTCTCTCAGCACCAATATCATGAAGTCGTTCCACGGAATGTGGATGGCGACGTTGAAGGGATAA
- a CDS encoding PAS domain-containing protein, which produces MRHKVNQQLYAYWSRLKGARSAPERSEIDPAEIREALPDSFIIEIDEAGRFPIRLCGTRLNALWLDEQKGKSFLDLWSPEDRRTLASVMLTVIDGVAPVVAGVEGRAGDEGDVLELELLLLPLRHFGKTHSRVLGAIAPARRPRWLGVAPAHPLRLTSFRVIAPSEAHFRLSEPVGRRVVRPGAPGRPELVLYRGGKA; this is translated from the coding sequence ATGAGACACAAGGTCAACCAGCAACTCTACGCCTATTGGAGCCGCTTGAAAGGGGCGCGATCAGCGCCCGAGCGGTCCGAGATCGACCCGGCGGAAATTCGCGAGGCGCTGCCCGATTCCTTCATCATCGAGATCGATGAGGCGGGCCGCTTCCCGATTCGGCTGTGCGGCACGAGGCTGAACGCGCTCTGGCTCGACGAGCAGAAGGGGAAGTCCTTTCTCGATCTGTGGTCTCCCGAGGACCGCCGCACGCTCGCCTCGGTCATGCTGACCGTCATCGACGGCGTGGCTCCCGTGGTCGCCGGAGTCGAAGGACGCGCCGGGGACGAGGGCGACGTTCTGGAACTCGAGCTGCTGCTGCTGCCGCTGCGTCACTTCGGCAAGACGCATTCCCGCGTTCTCGGCGCCATCGCGCCCGCGCGCCGTCCGCGCTGGCTCGGCGTCGCGCCCGCCCATCCGCTGCGGCTGACGTCCTTTCGCGTGATCGCGCCCAGCGAGGCGCATTTTCGACTGTCGGAGCCGGTCGGCCGCCGCGTGGTGCGGCCGGGCGCGCCGGGGCGGCCGGAGCTGGTTCTCTATCGCGGCGGAAAAGCTTGA
- a CDS encoding flagellar hook-basal body complex protein FliE — MIGLVPGIVSSVASSAGVSALSGAAQSAAASSVDGASFSQVLDQLTTGVVDKVKSSEATSIAGVQGKASVQQVVDEIMSAERALQTAIAVRDKAVGAYQEISRMTI, encoded by the coding sequence ATGATCGGACTCGTCCCCGGAATCGTCTCCTCCGTCGCCTCCAGCGCCGGCGTCTCGGCGCTGAGCGGCGCGGCGCAGAGCGCTGCGGCTTCGTCTGTCGATGGAGCGTCTTTCTCGCAAGTGCTCGATCAGCTCACGACCGGCGTCGTCGACAAGGTGAAGTCGAGCGAGGCGACGTCTATCGCCGGCGTGCAGGGCAAAGCCTCTGTGCAGCAGGTGGTGGATGAGATCATGTCCGCCGAGCGCGCCTTGCAGACGGCGATCGCCGTGCGCGACAAGGCGGTCGGCGCCTATCAGGAAATCAGCCGTATGACGATTTGA
- the flgG gene encoding flagellar basal-body rod protein FlgG — protein sequence MRALAIAATGMNAQQQNIEVLSNNIANINTTAFKRSRAEFTDLLYQADRLQGVSNRGRDATIPEGSQTGLGVRLAAIRSLQTQGSLTQTGNQLDLALQGRGWFQIVGADSETVYTRAGSFSTNANRQLVTGDGYLVTPTIVIPNNATAITVNQSGIVSATIGGQTTPQQLGQLTIANFANESGLEALGGNLFRQTVASGAPVVGVPGDPGFGTISQYYLESSNVDPVKELVNLISAQRAFELSSKVIQAVDEMEGTVSKGIR from the coding sequence ATGCGAGCGCTCGCCATCGCGGCCACGGGCATGAACGCCCAGCAGCAGAATATCGAAGTTCTCTCCAACAATATCGCCAATATTAACACGACGGCGTTCAAGCGCTCGCGCGCGGAATTCACCGATCTGCTCTATCAGGCGGACCGCCTTCAGGGCGTCTCCAACCGCGGCCGCGACGCGACGATTCCAGAAGGCTCGCAGACCGGCCTCGGCGTGCGTCTCGCGGCGATCCGCAGCCTGCAGACGCAAGGCTCGCTGACGCAGACGGGCAATCAGCTCGATCTCGCGTTGCAGGGCCGCGGCTGGTTCCAGATCGTCGGCGCCGACAGCGAGACCGTGTATACGCGCGCCGGCTCTTTCAGCACCAACGCCAATAGGCAATTGGTGACGGGCGACGGCTATCTGGTGACGCCGACCATCGTCATTCCCAATAACGCCACCGCGATCACGGTCAATCAATCGGGCATCGTCTCGGCCACCATAGGCGGGCAGACGACTCCGCAGCAGCTCGGCCAATTGACCATCGCCAATTTCGCCAATGAATCGGGCCTCGAGGCGTTGGGCGGCAATCTCTTCCGCCAGACGGTCGCCTCCGGCGCGCCGGTCGTCGGCGTGCCGGGCGATCCGGGCTTCGGCACGATTAGCCAGTACTATCTCGAGAGCTCGAATGTCGATCCGGTCAAGGAGCTCGTCAATCTCATCTCCGCGCAGCGCGCCTTCGAGCTCAGCTCCAAGGTGATCCAGGCGGTGGACGAGATGGAAGGCACTGTCTCGAAGGGAATCAGATGA
- a CDS encoding flagellar motor switch protein FliM codes for MSMNGAVEFASQGVRERLLSGGGPSLDRMPLLRAVFDAMASQMQDSMRGLAEGAMQFAVESMTVARAGEIALETERAALVASYVAGADPEARTIIAADRRFVFTLLEGLFGSDGSEPPYDAERELTAIETRVGLLAFSRVTNSLQAAFVALVGARFTLEPTEARSEPAGAARKSGGFSVVCRCRLRAFGAEGALLIAIPQGTLDPLRDALSQEAPKSTTATDPQWAKRMKERVTETEVTLSAVMEKSDLTLADVARFEVGQVIELPVSPTGLVALMCEGQSLFWCEIGQKDGSYTIRIDDFVDQQQEFIDDVLRG; via the coding sequence ATGAGCATGAATGGAGCCGTGGAATTCGCCTCGCAGGGAGTGAGGGAGCGTCTGCTCTCGGGCGGCGGCCCCTCGCTCGATCGTATGCCGCTGTTGCGCGCGGTGTTCGACGCCATGGCATCGCAGATGCAGGATTCGATGCGCGGGCTCGCGGAAGGCGCGATGCAATTCGCCGTCGAGTCGATGACGGTGGCGCGCGCGGGCGAGATCGCGCTCGAGACGGAGCGCGCCGCGCTCGTCGCATCCTATGTCGCGGGCGCCGATCCAGAAGCCAGGACGATCATCGCCGCCGACCGGCGTTTCGTGTTCACGCTGCTCGAGGGATTGTTCGGCTCTGACGGGTCGGAGCCGCCTTATGACGCGGAGCGCGAGCTCACGGCGATCGAGACGCGCGTCGGCCTGCTGGCCTTCTCGCGCGTGACCAATTCCTTGCAGGCGGCTTTCGTCGCGCTCGTCGGAGCGCGCTTCACGCTCGAGCCGACGGAAGCGCGCTCGGAGCCCGCAGGCGCCGCGCGCAAGAGCGGCGGCTTCAGCGTCGTTTGCCGTTGCCGGCTGCGCGCCTTCGGAGCAGAGGGCGCGCTGCTCATCGCCATTCCGCAGGGGACGCTCGATCCGCTGCGCGACGCCCTGTCGCAGGAGGCGCCGAAATCGACGACCGCGACGGATCCGCAATGGGCGAAGCGGATGAAAGAGCGCGTGACCGAGACCGAGGTGACGCTGAGCGCCGTGATGGAGAAGAGCGATCTCACGCTCGCGGACGTCGCCCGCTTCGAGGTCGGCCAGGTCATAGAGCTGCCCGTCTCGCCGACGGGTCTCGTCGCGCTGATGTGCGAAGGGCAGTCGCTGTTCTGGTGCGAGATCGGCCAGAAGGACGGCTCCTACACGATACGCATCGACGATTTCGTCGATCAGCAGCAGGAATTCATCGACGACGTGCTGCGCGGTTGA
- the flgA gene encoding flagellar basal body P-ring formation chaperone FlgA: MMRLPRLVALVLAAVACGPTPLGAEERMLPVPLGVIYPGDVIRDSMLGERAFGLGAGADGSVAETKGALIGKVARRTLLPDRPVPTIAVDAPKVVTINASVKIVFDEGGMVIVAYGSALQAGSIGDLIRVRNQDSGLVVTGRVQADGSIRVSEG, translated from the coding sequence ATGATGCGCCTTCCGCGGCTCGTCGCTCTCGTGCTGGCCGCGGTCGCCTGCGGCCCCACGCCGCTCGGCGCAGAGGAGCGCATGCTCCCGGTGCCGCTGGGCGTCATCTATCCGGGCGACGTCATTCGTGACTCCATGCTCGGCGAGCGCGCCTTCGGCCTCGGCGCCGGGGCGGATGGCTCGGTGGCGGAGACAAAAGGCGCGCTCATCGGCAAGGTGGCGCGGCGCACGCTGCTGCCGGACCGTCCGGTTCCGACGATCGCCGTCGACGCGCCCAAGGTCGTGACGATAAATGCTTCGGTGAAGATCGTTTTCGATGAAGGCGGCATGGTCATCGTCGCTTACGGCTCGGCGTTGCAGGCCGGCTCTATCGGCGATCTCATTCGCGTGCGCAATCAGGACAGCGGGCTTGTCGTCACCGGCCGCGTGCAGGCGGATGGCTCCATCCGCGTGAGCGAGGGCTGA
- the motA gene encoding flagellar motor stator protein MotA: MGFLVGLIITMGCMFGGFAALGGHLIVLWQPWEFVIIMGSSLGTFVVANPTKVIMDTGKALGQAVMDKGPKHRDFLDILGLLHALMRELRSKPRNEVEAHVDNPAESKIFTAFPKVLANKEMTTFICDYCRLFIIGNVRTFEIEALMDEEIAAIRYDRLKPYHALTSVGDGLPALGIVAAVLGVIKAMGALDQSPELLGGLIGAAMVGTFAGIFVSYGIVTPLAFKVKVARSKECHLYVIVKQTLLAFMNGAMPQVAVEHGRKSIPAYERPSIDEVENETLSGGGAAEAA; the protein is encoded by the coding sequence ATGGGCTTTCTCGTCGGGCTGATCATCACGATGGGCTGCATGTTCGGAGGCTTCGCGGCGCTGGGCGGCCATTTGATCGTGCTATGGCAGCCATGGGAGTTCGTGATCATCATGGGCTCCTCGCTCGGCACTTTCGTCGTCGCCAATCCGACCAAGGTGATCATGGACACGGGCAAGGCGCTCGGCCAGGCGGTCATGGACAAAGGCCCCAAGCATCGCGACTTTCTCGACATACTCGGCCTGCTGCACGCTCTGATGCGCGAATTGCGCAGCAAGCCGCGCAACGAGGTCGAGGCGCATGTCGACAATCCCGCGGAATCGAAGATATTCACGGCGTTTCCGAAGGTGCTCGCCAATAAGGAAATGACCACCTTCATCTGCGATTACTGCCGTCTCTTCATCATCGGCAATGTCCGCACCTTCGAGATCGAGGCGCTGATGGACGAGGAGATCGCCGCCATTCGCTACGATCGGCTGAAGCCCTATCATGCGCTGACCTCGGTCGGCGACGGCCTGCCGGCGCTCGGAATCGTGGCGGCCGTGCTCGGCGTCATCAAGGCGATGGGCGCGCTCGATCAATCGCCGGAGCTGCTCGGCGGCCTCATCGGCGCCGCCATGGTCGGCACATTCGCCGGCATCTTCGTTTCCTATGGCATTGTCACGCCGCTCGCCTTCAAGGTGAAGGTGGCGCGCAGCAAGGAGTGCCACCTCTACGTCATCGTCAAGCAGACGCTGCTCGCGTTCATGAATGGCGCCATGCCGCAAGTGGCCGTCGAGCATGGACGTAAATCCATTCCCGCCTACGAGCGTCCCTCGATCGACGAGGTCGAGAACGAGACGCTCTCCGGCGGCGGCGCGGCCGAGGCGGCGTGA
- a CDS encoding CBS domain-containing protein, with translation MNVARILARKGAEVVTIAPGRTLLQVAEELTRRGIGALVVVSADDEVVGLITERDIVGAIARYGVEALCDEVARFMTADPMSIAEDHSLEATMEAMTVERRRHLPVLREGRLAGLVSIGDVVKCRIDEIESERQELRAYIATA, from the coding sequence ATGAATGTCGCCCGCATACTCGCCCGCAAGGGAGCCGAGGTCGTCACCATCGCGCCAGGACGGACATTGCTGCAAGTGGCGGAGGAGCTGACCCGCCGCGGCATAGGCGCGCTCGTCGTCGTCAGCGCCGATGACGAGGTCGTCGGCCTCATCACCGAGCGCGACATCGTCGGCGCCATAGCGCGCTACGGCGTCGAGGCGCTCTGCGACGAGGTCGCGCGCTTCATGACCGCCGATCCCATGTCGATCGCCGAGGATCATTCGCTGGAAGCGACGATGGAGGCGATGACGGTGGAGCGCCGCCGTCATCTGCCGGTTCTGCGCGAGGGACGTCTCGCCGGCCTCGTCTCGATCGGCGACGTCGTCAAATGCCGTATCGACGAGATCGAGTCCGAGCGCCAGGAGCTTCGCGCCTATATCGCGACCGCCTGA
- the flgC gene encoding flagellar basal body rod protein FlgC, protein MDALEASMKISGAGLEAQSSRLRVVAENMANARSTGQTAGANPYARKTVTFANELDRASGAELVHVGAVGVDRTPFRVEHDPGNPAADKDGNVKFPNVNILTEVADMREANRAYEANLQVMKQTRDLLSMTIDLLKGSQ, encoded by the coding sequence ATGGACGCTCTCGAAGCCTCCATGAAAATTTCCGGCGCGGGACTCGAGGCGCAATCGTCGCGCCTGCGCGTCGTCGCGGAGAATATGGCCAATGCGCGCTCCACGGGTCAGACCGCGGGCGCGAATCCTTATGCGCGCAAGACCGTCACCTTCGCTAATGAGCTCGATCGTGCGAGCGGCGCGGAGCTGGTTCACGTCGGCGCCGTCGGCGTCGATCGCACGCCGTTTCGCGTCGAGCATGATCCGGGCAATCCGGCTGCGGACAAGGATGGCAATGTGAAGTTTCCGAATGTGAACATTCTCACCGAAGTGGCCGACATGCGCGAGGCCAATCGCGCTTATGAGGCCAATCTCCAGGTCATGAAGCAGACGCGCGATCTGCTCTCCATGACAATCGATCTGCTGAAGGGAAGCCAATGA
- a CDS encoding flagellar motor switch protein FliG: MTNLIAADVGRTLNGPEKVAALLLSVDKDVAQRVLKHFDQNELRQITKFAAGLGAVPASTIEPLIEDFMSQLESGGSDLRGTAGEAEKLLAGVIPPEQIAEIMSDVLGSSNSAVWGRVSAAPEPAFIEYLAKEHPQTAALTLSRIDPARAAKALSVLPADFRDDVMRRMLSSKPVTDEALRLVETTLQEELLQNSEATASAAKNAKLAAIINKMEREHAEGVLRSLSERRPRDAEALKGMLFNFEDITKLNVRARMILFDAIPADRVILALRGAEVDVRDFVLAALSARTRRMVEAELASGASPPRRDIMEARRVIADTVLRLAEQGKIDLSSAAPEEAAE; the protein is encoded by the coding sequence ATGACGAATCTGATTGCGGCCGATGTAGGCCGCACGCTCAACGGCCCGGAAAAAGTCGCGGCGCTGCTGCTGTCGGTCGACAAGGATGTGGCGCAGCGCGTTCTCAAGCATTTCGATCAGAACGAGCTGCGGCAGATCACCAAATTCGCCGCTGGCCTCGGCGCGGTTCCAGCGAGCACGATCGAGCCGCTCATCGAAGATTTCATGTCGCAGCTCGAGAGCGGCGGCTCTGATCTGCGCGGCACGGCGGGCGAGGCGGAAAAGCTGCTGGCGGGCGTCATTCCGCCGGAGCAGATCGCCGAGATCATGTCGGATGTTCTCGGCAGCTCCAATAGCGCCGTGTGGGGCCGCGTCAGCGCCGCGCCGGAGCCGGCCTTCATCGAATATCTCGCCAAGGAGCATCCGCAAACGGCGGCGTTGACGTTGTCGCGGATCGATCCGGCGCGCGCCGCCAAGGCGCTGTCCGTGCTGCCGGCTGATTTTCGCGACGATGTGATGCGGCGAATGCTGTCGTCGAAGCCCGTCACCGACGAGGCGTTGCGACTGGTGGAGACGACATTGCAGGAGGAGCTCCTGCAGAATTCCGAGGCCACGGCCTCCGCGGCGAAGAACGCCAAGCTCGCGGCGATCATCAACAAGATGGAGCGCGAGCATGCCGAGGGCGTGCTGCGCAGCCTCTCCGAGCGCCGCCCGCGCGACGCCGAAGCGTTGAAGGGCATGCTGTTCAACTTCGAGGACATCACCAAGCTGAATGTCCGCGCCCGCATGATCCTGTTCGACGCCATTCCCGCCGATCGCGTCATTCTGGCGCTGCGCGGCGCGGAGGTGGACGTTCGCGACTTTGTGCTGGCGGCGCTCTCCGCGCGCACGCGGCGCATGGTGGAGGCCGAGCTGGCGAGCGGCGCGTCGCCGCCGCGTCGCGACATCATGGAGGCGCGCCGCGTCATCGCCGACACGGTGCTGAGGCTCGCCGAGCAGGGCAAGATCGACTTGTCCAGCGCCGCTCCCGAGGAGGCCGCCGAGTGA
- the fliN gene encoding flagellar motor switch protein FliN, protein MMAERAGEPEIDARKFESILRIPVVMQVVIGSVTMPVSNLLKLGRGAIVPLDQKIGEPVDVVVNGRLIARGEVVVVEDDNTRFGVSLTEIIEPGSGARRM, encoded by the coding sequence ATGATGGCGGAGCGCGCCGGCGAGCCCGAGATCGACGCGCGCAAATTCGAGTCGATCCTGCGTATTCCGGTCGTCATGCAAGTGGTGATCGGGTCGGTGACCATGCCGGTCTCCAATCTGCTCAAGCTCGGGCGCGGCGCGATCGTGCCGCTGGACCAGAAGATCGGCGAGCCGGTGGACGTCGTCGTCAACGGACGGCTCATCGCGCGCGGCGAGGTGGTCGTCGTCGAGGACGACAATACGCGCTTCGGGGTCTCGCTCACCGAGATCATCGAGCCCGGGAGCGGCGCGCGGCGCATGTGA
- a CDS encoding flagellar basal body P-ring protein FlgI encodes MRRLVALALLVLMSAPALASVRLKDITFPRGVREYQLLGYGLVVGLQGTGDTLRNAPFTEQSVSSMLDRLGVNVRNSSLRTRNLAAVMVTAALPPFVGWGSTIDITVSAMGDATSLMGGTLLLTSLTGIDGNVYAIAQGPIAVSGFAVGGQNETLTHGVATVGRVPNGATIEREAPRPAGENGALMLELRNPDFQTAVQIVDAINRYSQAKYHQRIARERDNRTIALTTTRGGATRLLAEIGELRIEPSTPARVVIDERTGTVVIGQDVKISPVALTHGGLTVRINETPEVSQPAPFSNGKTTVTSQTRITATEEVGGVATLEGPTLRTLVRGLNQIGLKPTGIISILQAIKTAGALQADLIIQ; translated from the coding sequence ATGCGCAGGCTCGTCGCGCTCGCTCTGCTCGTGCTGATGAGCGCGCCGGCGCTCGCTTCGGTGCGGCTCAAGGACATCACCTTTCCGCGCGGCGTGCGGGAATATCAGCTGCTCGGCTATGGCCTCGTCGTCGGCCTGCAAGGCACGGGCGACACGTTGCGCAACGCGCCTTTCACCGAGCAATCAGTGTCGTCCATGCTGGATCGGCTCGGCGTCAATGTGCGCAACAGCTCGTTGCGCACGCGCAATCTCGCCGCGGTGATGGTGACGGCGGCGCTGCCGCCCTTCGTCGGCTGGGGCTCGACGATCGACATCACTGTTTCCGCAATGGGCGACGCCACGTCGCTGATGGGCGGAACGCTGCTGCTCACCTCGCTCACCGGCATAGACGGCAATGTCTATGCGATCGCGCAAGGGCCGATCGCGGTCTCCGGCTTCGCCGTCGGCGGCCAGAACGAGACTTTGACGCATGGCGTCGCGACTGTGGGGCGCGTGCCCAATGGCGCGACGATCGAGCGCGAGGCGCCGCGGCCGGCCGGCGAGAATGGCGCGCTGATGCTGGAGCTGCGCAATCCCGACTTCCAGACGGCGGTGCAAATCGTCGACGCGATCAACCGCTACTCGCAGGCGAAATATCATCAGCGCATTGCGCGCGAGCGCGACAATCGCACCATCGCGCTGACGACGACGCGCGGCGGCGCGACGCGCTTGCTCGCGGAGATCGGCGAGCTGCGCATAGAGCCGAGCACGCCGGCGCGCGTCGTGATAGATGAACGCACCGGCACTGTGGTGATCGGCCAGGATGTGAAGATATCGCCCGTCGCTTTGACGCATGGGGGCCTCACCGTGCGCATCAATGAGACGCCGGAAGTCTCTCAGCCGGCGCCTTTCTCCAATGGCAAGACGACTGTGACCAGCCAGACGCGCATCACCGCGACGGAGGAGGTCGGCGGCGTCGCTACGCTGGAAGGGCCGACATTGCGCACGCTGGTGCGCGGGCTCAATCAGATCGGGCTGAAGCCGACAGGGATCATCTCGATCCTGCAGGCGATCAAGACGGCCGGCGCCCTGCAGGCGGACCTCATCATTCAGTGA